A part of Solenopsis invicta isolate M01_SB chromosome 2, UNIL_Sinv_3.0, whole genome shotgun sequence genomic DNA contains:
- the LOC105199052 gene encoding lysocardiolipin acyltransferase 1 isoform X2 produces the protein MRGFLRGILYCALWYGSILAGFLIIACPLFPLVLLSPPKFRKCGDLLFSYWELYPAALLRMFGVKIYVSGDHISPHESAVLVMNHRTRVDWNFLWAAMYQACLPNVGSHKLKFILKDPIRHIPGPGWIMQVNGFLYITRRWEEDRGRLSRTLDYLIALNSRTQLLIFPEGTDLTESSREKSDKYALQNNLPRYSYTLHPKTTGFAYLVQHLQRGNFLDAVYDMTIAYPDYIPQSEVDLIRGKFPREVHFHIRRISSADIPAHDNSSLRRWLEDRWFDKEAILRGFYEQKAFPTQIWPMAKTLPLRAAFAFWSILTGIMVLLLFYSSFLRPSNCGL, from the exons ATGCGCGGATTTTTACGTGGTATATTGTACTGTGCTCTGTGGTATGGTAGTATACTAGCAGGCTTTTTAATTATCGCCTGCCCGCTCTTTCCACTGGTACTCCTCAGTCCACCGAAATTTCGAAAATGTGGAGACCTTCTATTCTCATACTGGGAACTTTATCCTGCC GCTCTGTTGAGGATGTTCGGTGTAAAGATTTATGTTTCTGGCGATCATATATCTCCTCACGAATCAGCCGTGCTCGTGATGAATCACAGAACGAGGGTGGATTGGAACTTCCTATGGGCGGCGATGTATCAAGCGTGCTTGCCCAACGTTGGGAGTCataagttgaaatttattttaaaggatCCTATACGGCACATTCCTGGCCCAG GATGGATAATGCAAGTAAATGGTTTCCTTTATATAACGCGACGCTGGGAAGAGGATCGGGGCAGATTGTCGCGTACGCTCGATTACCTGATTGCGTTAAATAGCCGCACGCAATTGCTGATATTCCCCGAAGGCACCGATCTGACGGAGAGCAGCAGGGAGAAGTCTGATAAGTACGCCTTGCAGAATAATTTGCCGCGCTACAGCTACACCCTTCACCCGAAAACGACCGGTTTCGCTTACCTGGTACAGCATCTCCAGCGCGGAAATTTCCTCGATGCCGTGTATGATATGACGATAGCGTATCCGGATTACATACCGCAGTCCGAGGTTGATCTGATCAGGGGTAAGTTTCCGAGGGAGGTGCACTTCCACATAAGACGGATATCGTCCGCGGATATACCGGCGCACGACAATTCGTCCTTGAGGAGGTGGCTGGAGGACAGGTGGTTCGACAAAGAGGCGATATTGCGAGGATTTTACGAGCAGAAGGCATTTCCCACTCAGATCTGGCCGATGGCGAAAACGTTGCCGTTGCGAGCCGCTTTCGCGTTCTGGAGCATATTAACAG gaaTAATGGTACTTCTACTCTTCTACTCATCGTTTCTCCGTCCTTCCAACTGTGGACTCTGA
- the LOC105199052 gene encoding lysocardiolipin acyltransferase 1 isoform X1 has protein sequence MKDIHSQIVMRGFLRGILYCALWYGSILAGFLIIACPLFPLVLLSPPKFRKCGDLLFSYWELYPAALLRMFGVKIYVSGDHISPHESAVLVMNHRTRVDWNFLWAAMYQACLPNVGSHKLKFILKDPIRHIPGPGWIMQVNGFLYITRRWEEDRGRLSRTLDYLIALNSRTQLLIFPEGTDLTESSREKSDKYALQNNLPRYSYTLHPKTTGFAYLVQHLQRGNFLDAVYDMTIAYPDYIPQSEVDLIRGKFPREVHFHIRRISSADIPAHDNSSLRRWLEDRWFDKEAILRGFYEQKAFPTQIWPMAKTLPLRAAFAFWSILTGIMVLLLFYSSFLRPSNCGL, from the exons ATGAAa GATATCCACTCCCAGATTGTAATGCGCGGATTTTTACGTGGTATATTGTACTGTGCTCTGTGGTATGGTAGTATACTAGCAGGCTTTTTAATTATCGCCTGCCCGCTCTTTCCACTGGTACTCCTCAGTCCACCGAAATTTCGAAAATGTGGAGACCTTCTATTCTCATACTGGGAACTTTATCCTGCC GCTCTGTTGAGGATGTTCGGTGTAAAGATTTATGTTTCTGGCGATCATATATCTCCTCACGAATCAGCCGTGCTCGTGATGAATCACAGAACGAGGGTGGATTGGAACTTCCTATGGGCGGCGATGTATCAAGCGTGCTTGCCCAACGTTGGGAGTCataagttgaaatttattttaaaggatCCTATACGGCACATTCCTGGCCCAG GATGGATAATGCAAGTAAATGGTTTCCTTTATATAACGCGACGCTGGGAAGAGGATCGGGGCAGATTGTCGCGTACGCTCGATTACCTGATTGCGTTAAATAGCCGCACGCAATTGCTGATATTCCCCGAAGGCACCGATCTGACGGAGAGCAGCAGGGAGAAGTCTGATAAGTACGCCTTGCAGAATAATTTGCCGCGCTACAGCTACACCCTTCACCCGAAAACGACCGGTTTCGCTTACCTGGTACAGCATCTCCAGCGCGGAAATTTCCTCGATGCCGTGTATGATATGACGATAGCGTATCCGGATTACATACCGCAGTCCGAGGTTGATCTGATCAGGGGTAAGTTTCCGAGGGAGGTGCACTTCCACATAAGACGGATATCGTCCGCGGATATACCGGCGCACGACAATTCGTCCTTGAGGAGGTGGCTGGAGGACAGGTGGTTCGACAAAGAGGCGATATTGCGAGGATTTTACGAGCAGAAGGCATTTCCCACTCAGATCTGGCCGATGGCGAAAACGTTGCCGTTGCGAGCCGCTTTCGCGTTCTGGAGCATATTAACAG gaaTAATGGTACTTCTACTCTTCTACTCATCGTTTCTCCGTCCTTCCAACTGTGGACTCTGA
- the LOC105199052 gene encoding lysocardiolipin acyltransferase 1 isoform X3, whose translation MKDIHSQIVMRGFLRGILYCALWYGSILAGFLIIACPLFPLVLLSPPKFRKCGDLLFSYWELYPAALLRMFGVKIYVSGDHISPHESAVLVMNHRTRVDWNFLWAAMYQACLPNVGSHKLKFILKDPIRHIPGPGWIMQVNGFLYITRRWEEDRGRLSRTLDYLIALNSRTQLLIFPEGTDLTESSREKSDKYALQNNLPRYSYTLHPKTTGFAYLVQHLQRGNFLDAVYDMTIAYPDYIPQSEVDLIRGKFPREVHFHIRRISSADIPAHDNSSLRRWLEDRWFDKEAILRGFYEQKAFPTQIWPMAKTLPLRAAFAFWSILTDQFYF comes from the exons ATGAAa GATATCCACTCCCAGATTGTAATGCGCGGATTTTTACGTGGTATATTGTACTGTGCTCTGTGGTATGGTAGTATACTAGCAGGCTTTTTAATTATCGCCTGCCCGCTCTTTCCACTGGTACTCCTCAGTCCACCGAAATTTCGAAAATGTGGAGACCTTCTATTCTCATACTGGGAACTTTATCCTGCC GCTCTGTTGAGGATGTTCGGTGTAAAGATTTATGTTTCTGGCGATCATATATCTCCTCACGAATCAGCCGTGCTCGTGATGAATCACAGAACGAGGGTGGATTGGAACTTCCTATGGGCGGCGATGTATCAAGCGTGCTTGCCCAACGTTGGGAGTCataagttgaaatttattttaaaggatCCTATACGGCACATTCCTGGCCCAG GATGGATAATGCAAGTAAATGGTTTCCTTTATATAACGCGACGCTGGGAAGAGGATCGGGGCAGATTGTCGCGTACGCTCGATTACCTGATTGCGTTAAATAGCCGCACGCAATTGCTGATATTCCCCGAAGGCACCGATCTGACGGAGAGCAGCAGGGAGAAGTCTGATAAGTACGCCTTGCAGAATAATTTGCCGCGCTACAGCTACACCCTTCACCCGAAAACGACCGGTTTCGCTTACCTGGTACAGCATCTCCAGCGCGGAAATTTCCTCGATGCCGTGTATGATATGACGATAGCGTATCCGGATTACATACCGCAGTCCGAGGTTGATCTGATCAGGGGTAAGTTTCCGAGGGAGGTGCACTTCCACATAAGACGGATATCGTCCGCGGATATACCGGCGCACGACAATTCGTCCTTGAGGAGGTGGCTGGAGGACAGGTGGTTCGACAAAGAGGCGATATTGCGAGGATTTTACGAGCAGAAGGCATTTCCCACTCAGATCTGGCCGATGGCGAAAACGTTGCCGTTGCGAGCCGCTTTCGCGTTCTGGAGCATATTAACAG atcaattttatttttaa
- the LOC105199053 gene encoding regulator of microtubule dynamics protein 1, translating to MSSGQLQTNLIAAAIGATIGFISAASIFIYQKVLEKQQHTMKKAHLDEVDRRLTELQSEMERLRVQQNQLRKKKKLNSKRDNDNTYATTDNDTDVDFSTAGDDEFFDCSDSENGISDIENRTTEATCTGLDFSVLDAHHQQGGHEEADNLQLRGLVDTYPDNVDVVWRYARSCYKYSNCTTDANVRKAVICAGIDACEKLLATPNADLHKWCAILVGVNGDFLPIAEKIQNGYRFKEHVLKALEIRPNDADLHHLLGRFRYEVANLGWIERKIAATLFSEPPSASYEDAIDSFRKAEDFAVKVNLENRLFLSKCYIALGNYELACQWLEKLCDLSVTNENEERIQNEARQLLAKYSGY from the exons ATGTCCTCCGGCCAGCTGCAGACCAACTTGATCGCCGCCGCTATTGGGGCGACTATCGGCTTCATAAGCGCGGCGAGTATCTTTATTTATCAAAAGGTCTTGGAGAAGCAGCAGCACACCATGAAGAAAGCTCATCTGGACGAAGTGGATCGTCGCCTCACCGAGTTGCAATCGGAAATGGAAAGACTGAG aGTACAACAGAATCAActgagaaagaagaagaagcttAATTCTAAACGCGATAACGATAATACGTACGCTACGACGGATAATGATACTGATGTGGACTTTTCAACGGCGGGCGATGATGAATTTTTCGACTGTTCAGACAGCGAAAATGGTATAAGTGATATTGAGAACAG GACAACTGAAGCCACCTGCACTGGATTAGACTTTTCCGTTCTTGATGCACATCACCAACAGGGTGGGCACGAAGAGGCTGATAATCTTCAACTACGAGGTCTTGTAGACACCTATCCAGATAATGTAGACGTAGTATGGAGATATGCCAGAAGTTGTTACAAATATTCGAATTGCACCACTGATGCAAATGTAAGAAAAGCTGTTATTTGTGCAg GAATTGATGCCTGCGAAAAGCTTCTCGCTACACCAAATGCAGATCTACACAAATGGTGCGCTATACTTGTAGGCGTAAATGGTGATTTTTTGCCAATAGCGGAGAAAATACAAAACGGTTACCGCTTTAAGGAGCACGTGTTGAAAGCCTTGGAGATACGTCCGAATGATGCTGACCTGCATCACCTACTCGGCAGATTCAGATACGAGGTGGCTAACCTAGGTTGGATAGAAAGAAAG ATTGCTGCTACGTTATTTTCGGAGCCGCCAAGTGCCTCGTACGAAGATGCGATCGATAGCTTCCGGAAAGCGGAAGATTTCGCGGTCAAAGTAAATCTGGAGAATAGGCTGTTCCTAAGCAAATGTTACATAGCACTGGGCAACTATGAACTAGCCTGTCAGTGGCTAGAAAAACTTTGTGACCTATCAGTTACGAACGAAAACGAGGAGAGGATACAGAACGAGGCGCGTCAACTTCTCGCCAAGTACTCGGGATActaa
- the LOC105199054 gene encoding charged multivesicular body protein 2a, which yields MEWLFGKRITPEEMLRKNQRALNKAMRDLDREKMRMEQQEKKIIADIKKLAKEGQMDAVKIMAKDLVRTRRYVKKFMLMKANIQAVSLKIQTLRSQNTMAQAMKGVTKAMQNMNKQLNLPQIQKILQEFEKQSEIMDMKEEIMNDAIDDAMEDEGDEEESDAVVAQVLDELGLQLTDQLSGLPQASGSLSVAGSKQPVAAAAGGNEDGGNLGDADADLQARLENLRRE from the exons ATGGAGTGGCTCTTTGGTAAACGTATCACCCCTGAGGAAATGCTCAGAAAGAATCAAAGAGCACTGAACAAAGCAATGCGAGATTTGGACAGGGAAAAAATGAGGATGGAGCAGCAGGAGAAGAAAATCATAGCTGATATAAAGAAACTCGCGAAAGAAGGACAAATG GACGCTGTGAAAATTATGGCCAAAGATCTGGTTAGGACAAGGCGTTATGTAAAGAAGTTCATGTTGATGAAAGCAAACATTCAAGCAGTGTCATTAAAAATACAGACCCTGCGTTCCCAAAACACAATGGCACAGGCTATGAAAGGAGTGACGAAAGCAATGCAAAATATGAACAA acaattAAACCTACCacaaatacagaaaatattgcaaGAGTTTGAAAAGCAGTCAGAGATAATGGATATGAAGGAGGAAATCATGAACGATGCAATAGATGATGCAATGGAAGATGAGGGAGATGAAGAAGAAAG tgATGCTGTAGTTGCACAAGTGTTGGACGAGCTGGGTCTGCAGCTGACGGATCAACTTTCTGGACTGCCGCAGGCGTCCGGATCGCTAAGCGTAGCTGGCTCTAAACAACCAGTTGCCGCTGCAGCGGGAGGTAACGAGGATGGGGGCAATCTTGGAGATGCTGACGCGGATTTACAGGCCAGACTTGAAAATCTGCGacgtgaataa
- the LOC105199055 gene encoding tubulin-specific chaperone C, giving the protein MDPTEFIEESLPDRITKRDRERKNVIERRREERQSLAVESEQSGYFKDTFYSSCKKIKDMLDDAPSTPSSALPGIFDKANKEIQLLKNYLSQSKMFLKVYDIRRAQENLQSLENQASELEMKLLPKKKFGFKNRRIVKKPSDKGHDITDGLKDLKISESIVNGTTKQNNKLSNKYGDSACMLLGKVNERMVLDAENVNKNDILLSDLVRCTVRIYGTPSTLHMVNLKHCTILVGPVTSSVFVHDCSDCVFAFACQQLRLHSSTDCTIYLHVTSRAIIEDCTKIRVAPYNWSYEDQTSHFNLAGLDPKINNWNCIDDFNWLSSEKHSPNWSILEPELRVKTWD; this is encoded by the coding sequence ATGGATCCCACGGAGTTTATAGAGGAAAGTTTACCAGATCGTATTACGAAAAGGGATCGGGAGCGGAAAAATGTCATCGAGAGGCGGCGGGAGGAACGGCAGTCGCTCGCCGTGGAATCCGAGCAGAGCGGTTACTTCAAAGACACGTTTTACTCCTCTTGCAAGAAAATCAAGGATATGCTGGACGACGCGCCCAGTACTCCCTCCTCGGCGTTGCCAGGAATCTTTGACAAAGCCAACAAGGAGATCCAGCTGCTTAAGAACTATTTATCGCAatctaaaatgtttttaaaggtTTACGATATAAGACGCGCCCAAGAGAACCTGCAGTCGTTGGAGAACCAAGCTTCTGAGTTGGAGATGAAGCTCCTGCCTAAGAAAAAGTTCGGTTTTAAAAATCGTAGAATTGTGAAGAAGCCCTCCGACAAGGGGCACGACATCACGGATGGCTTAAAGGATCTTAAGATATCTGAGAGCATCGTGAACGGCACGACCAAGCAAAACAACAAATTGTCGAACAAATACGGAGACAGCGCCTGCATGCTGCTAGGCAAAGTGAACGAGCGAATGGTGCTGGACGCCGAGAATGTAAATAAGAATGACATTCTACTTTCTGATTTGGTTCGCTGTACCGTACGGATATATGGTACACCGAGCACCCTGCATATGGTGAATCTGAAACATTGCACTATATTAGTCGGACCGGTGACGTCCTCCGTTTTCGTGCACGACTGCAGTGACTGTGTATTCGCCTTCGCATGCCAACAGCTACGATTACACTCGTCGACGGATTGTACTATTTATTTACACGTCACAAGTAGGGCGATCATAGAAGATTGTACGAAGATACGTGTAGCACCTTACAACTGGTCTTACGAAGATCAGacgagtcattttaatctagcCGGCCTCGATCCAAAGATTAACAATTGGAACTGCATCGACGACTTCAATTGGCTATCTAGTGAAAAACATTCGCCGAACTGGTCGATACTCGAACCGGAGCTACGAGTAAAAACGTGGGATTGA
- the LOC105199056 gene encoding maltase A2 isoform X1, which translates to MSIQKPEDLLSVVISNELPPSSNSRQLFISQDQQDEEASDCPLLTPSPPPTQTDETLQSTPIFNALEGAPLEMIPTPTLENINTEDGLNFMNIVNSSSKPLHDEPSSRDPMVESTSSGSSSDSNEPVCAQLLTQLNTAYQHLAPDAQALFYNQDNGGKPPLVGIQLVVPKPPKDYRFMKWNWPLIRKTCYWSLMSILTGCAALVIGIIATMPTKCDPPVEWWQGSTFYEIFPASFQDSTKGADGIGDLRGIIMRLDYLKNLGVRAVRLNSIFPAPHYPEYYSNISNMTGVNKELGTLEDFSGLVRAIHERNMSIVLDLPLYPFVKSSSGEAPRVNVTERALRERRDFADNIVIGDARLPSTPSASVEVIRDVLSSPLHNVKRHVLPTVRQQEHPVSEAVRVWQQRGVDGFYLKGLEHYVDENTFANDLRYWRSLLRPGNIFICHVSALDAATSVVARNSILSRIDLIDVTLRLVNGTRNIKAQIESITKGVLFEKPGYPWIHWSVGSVDTSRVASTIAVRNASMAASLLAMMLPGTPSIFYGDEIGIEDCECWDHKDLAHVHNLVPMYWEKEDGSGSSFSPSGVTAWLPEAGKPMETSLKSTITKMAKLRMEATPVYIKAVLRESQITANCDVRYVEDEMIVIERWYPRRNSYVYVANFGNKTRVKDLSFLYYGGHVVVGPRYRMNKNVYFKELIVPPGEAFVIKLDK; encoded by the exons ATGAGTATCCAGAAGCCTGAAGATCTTTTGTCGGTTGTTATATCAAATGAACTTCCACCGTCTTCAAATTCCCGACAGCTATTTATAAGTCAAGATCAACAG gATGAAGAAGCGTCCGATTGTCCCCTATTAACACCAAGTCCACCACCTACCCAAACAGACGAGACTCTGCAATCGACGCCGATATTTAATGCTCTGGAAGGAGCTCCATTAGAGATGATACCCACGCCAACGCTTGAGAATATTAATACGGAAGATGGGCTCAACTTCATGAACATAGTGAATAGTTCAAGTAAACCTTTACACGACG aacCGAGTTCACGCGATCCCATGGTGGAGTCCACTAGCAGCGGTAGCAGCAGCGATTCGAATGAACCAGTTTGTGCACAATTGTTGACGCAATTAAATACTGCCTATCAACATCTCGCACCAGATGCTCAAGCTTTA TTTTACAACCAGGACAACGGTGGCAAGCCACCGCTCGTTGGGATTCAACTGGTGGTGCCAAAACCGCCCAAAGATTATCGCTTCATGAAGTGGAACTGGCCGTTGATACGGAAGACATGCTACTGGTCACTGATGTCGATCTTGACCGGGTGCGCCGCACTCGTTATCGGCATTATCGCTACAATGCCTACGAA ATGCGATCCGCCGGTGGAATGGTGGCAAGGCAGCACTTTCTACGAGATATTCCCGGCGTCCTTTCAGGACTCGACGAAGGGCGCGGATGGGATCGGCGATCTGCGTGGGATAATCATGCGGCTGGACTACTTGAAGAACCTCGGAGTACGGGCCGTCCGACTGAACTCGATATTCCCGGCGCCGCATTATCCGGAATATTACTCGAACATCAGCAACATGACAGGAGTGAACAAAGAGTTGGGCACGCTCGAGGACTTCTCCGGTCTCGTGCGCGCGATCCACGAGCGTAACATGAGCATAGTCCTCGACTTGCCTCTGTACCCGTTCGTGAAGAGTTCGAGCGGCGAGGCGCCGAGGGTGAACGTGACTGAACGTGCTCTTCGAGAGAGACGAGATTTCGCGGATAACATAGTAATTGGCGACGCACGTCTGCCGTCTACGCCGTCCGCGTCGGTCGAAGTTATCCGCGACGTCCTGTCGTCGCCGCTGCACAACGTGAAGAGACACGTGCTTCCCACGGTTCGTCAACAGGAGCACCCGGTTAGCGAGGCCGTCAGGGTTTGGCAGCAGCGAGGGGTGGACGGCTTCTATCTGAAGGGCCTGGAGCATTACGTCGACGAGAACACGTTCGCGAACGATCTCCGATACTGGAGATCTCTTCTACGCCCGGGCAATATCTTCATCTGTCACGTGAGTGCCCTGGACGCCGCTACCTCCGTCGTCGCAAGGAACTCCATCCTGTCCAGGATAGATCTGATCGACGTGACTCTTCGTCTGGTGAACGGCACGAGGAACATCAAGGCACAGATCGAGAGCATTACGAAGGGCGTGCTTTTTGAGAAACCCGGGTACCCGTGGATCCACTGGTCCGTAGGTAGTGTAGACACCAGCAGAGTGGCCTCCACTATTGCCGTCAGAAACGCCAGCATGGCGGCTTCTCTTCTCGCCATGATGCTACCCGGGACACCGAGTATCTTCTATGGAGATGAG ATAGGCATTGAAGATTGTGAGTGCTGGGATCACAAGGATTTGGCACACGTCCACAATTTAGTTCCTATGTATTGGGAGAAGGAAGACGGCTCCGGTAGCAGTTTCTCGCCCTCGGGAGTTACCGCTTGGCTACCGGAAGCTGGAAAACCTATGGAAACCAGTTTGAAAAGCACCATTACAAAAATGGCAAAGCTAAGGATGGAAGCGACGCCGGTTTACATAAAAGCGGTGTTGAGAGAGAGCCAAATTACCGCGAACTGTGATGTTAG ATACGTGGAAGATGAAATGATCGTGATTGAGCGGTGGTACCCACGAAGAAATTCCTATGTGTATGTGGCTAATTTTGGCAACAAGACACGCGTAAAAGATTTGTCGTTTCTTTATTACGGCGGTCACGTTGTTGTTGGGCCAAGATACAGAATGAACAAAAACGTGTACTTCAAAGAACTTATCGTACCTCCCGGAGAAGCGTTTGTTATAAAATTGGATAAGTGA
- the LOC105199056 gene encoding maltase A2 isoform X2 codes for MSIQKPEDLLSVVISNELPPSSNSRQLFISQDQQDEEASDCPLLTPSPPPTQTDETLQSTPIFNALEGAPLEMIPTPTLENINTEDGLNFMNIVNSSSKPLHDEPSSRDPMVESTSSGSSSDSNEPVCAQLLTQLNTAYQHLAPDAQALDNGGKPPLVGIQLVVPKPPKDYRFMKWNWPLIRKTCYWSLMSILTGCAALVIGIIATMPTKCDPPVEWWQGSTFYEIFPASFQDSTKGADGIGDLRGIIMRLDYLKNLGVRAVRLNSIFPAPHYPEYYSNISNMTGVNKELGTLEDFSGLVRAIHERNMSIVLDLPLYPFVKSSSGEAPRVNVTERALRERRDFADNIVIGDARLPSTPSASVEVIRDVLSSPLHNVKRHVLPTVRQQEHPVSEAVRVWQQRGVDGFYLKGLEHYVDENTFANDLRYWRSLLRPGNIFICHVSALDAATSVVARNSILSRIDLIDVTLRLVNGTRNIKAQIESITKGVLFEKPGYPWIHWSVGSVDTSRVASTIAVRNASMAASLLAMMLPGTPSIFYGDEIGIEDCECWDHKDLAHVHNLVPMYWEKEDGSGSSFSPSGVTAWLPEAGKPMETSLKSTITKMAKLRMEATPVYIKAVLRESQITANCDVRYVEDEMIVIERWYPRRNSYVYVANFGNKTRVKDLSFLYYGGHVVVGPRYRMNKNVYFKELIVPPGEAFVIKLDK; via the exons ATGAGTATCCAGAAGCCTGAAGATCTTTTGTCGGTTGTTATATCAAATGAACTTCCACCGTCTTCAAATTCCCGACAGCTATTTATAAGTCAAGATCAACAG gATGAAGAAGCGTCCGATTGTCCCCTATTAACACCAAGTCCACCACCTACCCAAACAGACGAGACTCTGCAATCGACGCCGATATTTAATGCTCTGGAAGGAGCTCCATTAGAGATGATACCCACGCCAACGCTTGAGAATATTAATACGGAAGATGGGCTCAACTTCATGAACATAGTGAATAGTTCAAGTAAACCTTTACACGACG aacCGAGTTCACGCGATCCCATGGTGGAGTCCACTAGCAGCGGTAGCAGCAGCGATTCGAATGAACCAGTTTGTGCACAATTGTTGACGCAATTAAATACTGCCTATCAACATCTCGCACCAGATGCTCAAGCTTTA GACAACGGTGGCAAGCCACCGCTCGTTGGGATTCAACTGGTGGTGCCAAAACCGCCCAAAGATTATCGCTTCATGAAGTGGAACTGGCCGTTGATACGGAAGACATGCTACTGGTCACTGATGTCGATCTTGACCGGGTGCGCCGCACTCGTTATCGGCATTATCGCTACAATGCCTACGAA ATGCGATCCGCCGGTGGAATGGTGGCAAGGCAGCACTTTCTACGAGATATTCCCGGCGTCCTTTCAGGACTCGACGAAGGGCGCGGATGGGATCGGCGATCTGCGTGGGATAATCATGCGGCTGGACTACTTGAAGAACCTCGGAGTACGGGCCGTCCGACTGAACTCGATATTCCCGGCGCCGCATTATCCGGAATATTACTCGAACATCAGCAACATGACAGGAGTGAACAAAGAGTTGGGCACGCTCGAGGACTTCTCCGGTCTCGTGCGCGCGATCCACGAGCGTAACATGAGCATAGTCCTCGACTTGCCTCTGTACCCGTTCGTGAAGAGTTCGAGCGGCGAGGCGCCGAGGGTGAACGTGACTGAACGTGCTCTTCGAGAGAGACGAGATTTCGCGGATAACATAGTAATTGGCGACGCACGTCTGCCGTCTACGCCGTCCGCGTCGGTCGAAGTTATCCGCGACGTCCTGTCGTCGCCGCTGCACAACGTGAAGAGACACGTGCTTCCCACGGTTCGTCAACAGGAGCACCCGGTTAGCGAGGCCGTCAGGGTTTGGCAGCAGCGAGGGGTGGACGGCTTCTATCTGAAGGGCCTGGAGCATTACGTCGACGAGAACACGTTCGCGAACGATCTCCGATACTGGAGATCTCTTCTACGCCCGGGCAATATCTTCATCTGTCACGTGAGTGCCCTGGACGCCGCTACCTCCGTCGTCGCAAGGAACTCCATCCTGTCCAGGATAGATCTGATCGACGTGACTCTTCGTCTGGTGAACGGCACGAGGAACATCAAGGCACAGATCGAGAGCATTACGAAGGGCGTGCTTTTTGAGAAACCCGGGTACCCGTGGATCCACTGGTCCGTAGGTAGTGTAGACACCAGCAGAGTGGCCTCCACTATTGCCGTCAGAAACGCCAGCATGGCGGCTTCTCTTCTCGCCATGATGCTACCCGGGACACCGAGTATCTTCTATGGAGATGAG ATAGGCATTGAAGATTGTGAGTGCTGGGATCACAAGGATTTGGCACACGTCCACAATTTAGTTCCTATGTATTGGGAGAAGGAAGACGGCTCCGGTAGCAGTTTCTCGCCCTCGGGAGTTACCGCTTGGCTACCGGAAGCTGGAAAACCTATGGAAACCAGTTTGAAAAGCACCATTACAAAAATGGCAAAGCTAAGGATGGAAGCGACGCCGGTTTACATAAAAGCGGTGTTGAGAGAGAGCCAAATTACCGCGAACTGTGATGTTAG ATACGTGGAAGATGAAATGATCGTGATTGAGCGGTGGTACCCACGAAGAAATTCCTATGTGTATGTGGCTAATTTTGGCAACAAGACACGCGTAAAAGATTTGTCGTTTCTTTATTACGGCGGTCACGTTGTTGTTGGGCCAAGATACAGAATGAACAAAAACGTGTACTTCAAAGAACTTATCGTACCTCCCGGAGAAGCGTTTGTTATAAAATTGGATAAGTGA